From Quercus robur chromosome 8, dhQueRobu3.1, whole genome shotgun sequence:
aaagaaaagaagaaataaaaaaataagtggatgATGTGGCTTAATGATTGAGTAGCAAAATGTATTGTGTGTGTCTacatatatataaggattaggatggaaagaaaataacacTCAATGTTGAAATGAGCTTTCAATATAGACAATAAACAATTAGAATTTATGATAGCGTGTAGTGTATTACATTTGGCCACGAAGAATTAATTTTGCAATAgacaattaataaaaatagaaaaccaaaaaaataaaataaaatagtgatgtTGTCGATAATGTGACTCAATAGAAgcgtaacaacaataaatgctaagtttcagcttttagatatatatagatatagatgttTAAGTGTGAGAAGACCATTGTGTTTATTGAGTTATAGAGATGTGTCATATTTGTGAATTAAGATTTAGTGTTTAGTTGGTATAATGAGATTTGAGTTGTTTTAAATTCGTGAGGCCTTGTGAGTATGAtttgagattatttttttttggaaagggaTTTGAGATGAATTAATTGTGAATTGTGAGAGTTGGTTGAGTATTTGTTTTCCATATTAATAATAGTGAATTTCGACTGATATTGTCTTTGGATGTagagattttttgttaatatttctGTTTTATTGTTTATGTATTAGTACAATAGTTTTCATTATCACAACAATAATaatggcaaaacacacaagaaTTTGCAAAGCCAAATAGTTTGTGTGAGAAAGAGatggaaaaaaatgaaacaaagaaTAGCCACTCAAAAGCAAAAGAATTTATTGAGTTGCACCTTATAAAGATTTGGATATGAAGCCAAAATGTTCAAGATTCCACCTATAAAAGCGTCACCTGCACCAGTTGTTTCAACAGCTTCAACCTTAACACCACCAACCCTGCCCTTGAATTCCTGCACAACCATCAAAAAGAAATTACTCCTGATTAActgataatattataaaaaataaagattaaaatgcATAAGATACCAATTCCATTTGTCCAATATGAGGTCACATATCATTAGGATCTCCTCCTTCATTAAATGGTTGTCAAGCGCATAGAAGATGCCAAAGGCCTAGAGGAATTTATTACTGGAAATGGAATAAAGCTTTGAAATCATTGTTAACCTAAAATATATGGATAGTGACTTTTGTATAGCATCTGCAGCCTTGTGCTCCTTCAGTTACGAGCAGTAGCTTAAGATTGGGGTGGAAAAGCTTCTTCAGcacaacatcatcatcatcatcataaggATCATCACCTCCAGTCAAGAATGTGATTTCCTCCTCACTTATCTGCAATTTCCCCAAATAATTCCAACAGTGAAGTGCATGtaaaaacttgtaagatttaaTGTAATACTTCAGAATATATATGGTGCCCAAAAGTCAAAATATGTACCTTAGTAATGTCGGATTGGTTCCATATGCTCATAATACCATCTCGAGCAACCTCTGCAGATGGCCAAAGTGGCAACCTCAAATTTGGGTCATAAGATAGGAGACAACCAGACTTCTTAGCAATGTCCATGGCAGCAAGATGAGCACACCTACAAGGTTCCTCAATCAAACTAATCGATCCATAATGTAATATGTTTGCCTGCATCAACtgaaagctcggatttgtgtaaatacacaagagcttgtttagacacccaaattaaaattacggctagatagcttttactctaacttatactaagtgcggaaaaAGAGTAAAGTGCAAACAACCATTATCATTACCTTAAAccatattcatccattatcaaCAATAAAAGGAAAGCttaagagtagggaagagagatgcaaatacaagataacatcgagacgtgttatcgaagaggatatcgaagaggaaatcgaagaacttggcgaaaaacctttTTGCAACCCTCCAAGTTGAAATTGATCcattagagaataaagttggagtacaagaATAACAAAAGACTGTCCAAgtctagtctaccccatgtactagagtcctccaagctcctactacaAACTGACTTCTCggagccttgtcttctctaactttctgGATCCCGCAATTCAACCTGTTGATGTGGGCCGTGTGGCTTGTATTGTCAAGCCCAAGTCAACACAAGTTTACCAAAAACTTCTTGTATTAGGAGTCCAAGGCAGCCGACCTAACATatatccctatatatatattattagttaTGGCAATAGAGATGATTCCTAATAACCTAGTAAGTGCAGCCGTGTGAGAGAGTAATTCCTAAAAACCTAGCAGCAGCCgcataagaagaagaattgtGTTTTCTTGTCTTATGGGTGAAAGAGAGTTAGGGtgtattgggatttgggtttcttgagagtgttcttgtgcactattgtatctcccaattttttttatagtgaaatttctcTGTCGTCTCCGTGGAGGTTGGCAGTTTGCCAAACCACGTAAAttcttatgttttttgtgtgtgcttgttatttaattttcgCTTATTTACTGCTATTGATTTGAGTCCTGGGGTGCTATCtgcacaacaagtggtatcagagccaggttaGGATTCAATCCTCTGAATACAGTAAAGATGTCAAGCACAAAGTATGATGTAGAGAATTTGTGGTAAGGGAAATTTTTCACTTTGGCAAACGCGGATGAAGAATCTCCTAATTCAACAAGGAGTTCACAAGGCCTTGCTTGGGAAGGAGAAGAAACCAGAAACAATGAAGGATGTAGAATGGGTAGAGATGGATGAGAAAGCAGCTAGCACTATTCGTCTCAACCTAGGTGATGAGGTCATTCACAATATCCTAGAAGCAAAGACCGCAAAGGAGGTTTGGGAAAAACTAGAAGGTCTTTATATGAGAAAGAATCTGACGAACAAGTTGTacgtgaagaagcaattgtATAGTTTGCATATGAAGGAGGATTCTGATCTGTTGGAGCATCTCAACACATTTAATATGTTGAACACCCAATTGTCAAGTTTTGGGGTGAATTACGAGGACGAATATAAAACGTTACTCTTATTAGTGTCGCTTCTTGCTTCTTTTGATTATCTAGTGACTACGTTAATGTACGGGAAAGAGACTATAGTACTCGAGGAGGTGACTAATGCTCTCTTGTCACACATAAAGATGAAGCAAGATGGTGATGGTTCTCAGGCTGATGGACTTATTGTAAAGTCTAATTCAAGCAATAGGGGTAGAAGCAAGTCAAGAGGACGAAACTCCAACAAGAATAGATCACAGTCTAATCATGTGCAAAGAAAGATGTAGAGTGCTTTTATTGTCACAGAAAAGGGCACTACAAGAATCAGTGTAAAGAGTTGAAGGAGCAtttagaggagaagaagaatggaaagaagcccCTAGAATCAGCTAGTGTTGCTGAAGAAACATCAGATGACAGTGAAGTTGGTGTAGATTTACTTTCAATTTCATCAGATAACAATGTTCTATTGGAATCTTGGGTTTTAGATTCAGCATGCTCATATTATATGACTCCAAAGAAAGATTGGTTTGACACGTATAAGCCTTACAACGGTGGTATGGTCCAAATGGGTAATGACGCTACATGCCCGGTTATTGGAATTGGTACCAGGAAGATCAAAATGTTTGATGGAGTTGTGAAAGTTCTTAGTAATGTCAGACATGTTCCAGATCTTAgaaagaatttaatttctttaggaGTATGGGATGATTTGGGCTATTCATACTCATCAAAGGGTGAAATCATGAAGATTACCAAAGGTTCTTTGATGGtgatgaagggagagaaagtAAGCACGCTTTACAGATTGATTGGGAACACAGTTGTAGGAAGAGTTGCAATCACAACTCTGGTGGAGTCCAGCACTGACAACAAAAATTATGACATATGCGACTTGGCCATATTGGTGAATGTGGTATGTTAGAGTTGCACAAAAGAAATTTATTGAAGGGGGTGAAGACATGCAAGCTAGACTTCTACAAGTATTGTGTGTATGGAAAGTAACATAGAGTCAATTTCAAGACAGGCTCTCATACAAGT
This genomic window contains:
- the LOC126697043 gene encoding probable fructokinase-7 isoform X3 — its product is MLIDFVPNVGGISLSEAPSFKKAPGGAPANVAVGIARLGGFAAFIGKLMQANILHYGSISLIEEPCRCAHLAAMDIAKKSGCLLSYDPNLRLPLWPSAEVARDGIMSIWNQSDITKISEEEITFLTGGDDPYDDDDDVVLKKLFHPNLKLLLVTEGAQGCRCYTKEFKGRVGGVKVEAVETTGAGDAFIGGILNILASYPNLYKATDQGTVEKDKLTQQYKD
- the LOC126697043 gene encoding probable fructokinase-7 isoform X4; amino-acid sequence: MLIDFVPNVGGISLSEAPSFKKAPGGAPANVAVGIARLGGFAAFIGKLMQANILHYGSISLIEEPCRCAHLAAMDIAKKSGCLLSYDPNLRLPLWPSAEVARDGIMSIWNQSDITKISEEEITFLTGGDDPYDDDDDVVLKKLFHPNLKLLLVTEGAQGCRCYTKEFKGRVGGVKVEAVETTGAGDAFIGGILNILASYPNLYKVAASL
- the LOC126697043 gene encoding probable fructokinase-7 isoform X1, yielding MLIDFVPNVGGISLSEAPSFKKAPGGAPANVAVGIARLGGFAAFIGKLMQANILHYGSISLIEEPCRCAHLAAMDIAKKSGCLLSYDPNLRLPLWPSAEVARDGIMSIWNQSDITKISEEEITFLTGGDDPYDDDDDVVLKKLFHPNLKLLLVTEGAQGCRCYTKEFKGRVGGVKVEAVETTGAGDAFIGGILNILASYPNLYKRSSKVVLKKRMSGCCFPVNLQKSHKDSFKLKKSSPEGSPKASPNGSFKTPVVDKNKGCLEKKQLVVCFGGDVD
- the LOC126697043 gene encoding probable fructokinase-7 isoform X2 — its product is MLIDFVPNVGGISLSEAPSFKKAPGGAPANVAVGIARLGGFAAFIGKLMQANILHYGSISLIEEPCRCAHLAAMDIAKKSGCLLSYDPNLRLPLWPSAEVARDGIMSIWNQSDITKISEEEITFLTGGDDPYDDDDDVVLKKLFHPNLKLLLVTEGAQGCRCYTKEFKGRVGGVKVEAVETTGAGDAFIGGILNILASYPNLYKRSSKVVLKKRMSGCCFPVNLQKSHKDSFKLKKSSPEGRS
- the LOC126697043 gene encoding probable fructokinase-7 isoform X5, which produces MDIAKKSGCLLSYDPNLRLPLWPSAEVARDGIMSIWNQSDITKISEEEITFLTGGDDPYDDDDDVVLKKLFHPNLKLLLVTEGAQGCRCYTKEFKGRVGGVKVEAVETTGAGDAFIGGILNILASYPNLYKRSSKVVLKKRMSGCCFPVNLQKSHKDSFKLKKSSPEGSPKASPNGSFKTPVVDKNKGCLEKKQLVVCFGGDVD